The following are from one region of the Cytobacillus firmus genome:
- a CDS encoding glycoside hydrolase family 18 protein, producing the protein MQIHVVQQNQSLFGIAQAYGTTVEDLVEANEIPNPNNLVIGQTLVIPIIGSFYWVQPGDSLYSISRRFGISYQQLASVNGISVSQPLQVGFRLYIPARPKTKAEFNAYVEPRGNTVAPELEESAREAAPYLTYLAPFSFQALRDGSLKEPLLNDFPAIARANNNVLMMVITNQENDQFNDELARILLNDMAIQNKFLDNITATAKKYGFKDIHFDFEFLRPADREAYNNFLRKAKARFRQEGWLISTALAPKTSAGQEGLWYEGHDYKAHGEIVDFVVIMTYEWGYSGGPAMAVSPIGPVRQVLEYAISEMPSSKIMMGQNLYGYDWTLPFVQGTTAKAVSPQQAIQIAAENNVAIQYDYKAQAPFFNYTAPDGKRHEVWFEDARSIQAKFDLIKELKLRGMSYWKLGLSFPQNWLLITENFNVTKRA; encoded by the coding sequence TTGCAGATTCATGTTGTCCAGCAAAACCAGTCTTTGTTCGGCATTGCTCAGGCATATGGAACGACAGTTGAAGATCTCGTTGAAGCAAATGAAATTCCCAATCCAAATAATCTCGTGATCGGCCAGACACTGGTTATTCCGATAATAGGAAGCTTTTATTGGGTGCAGCCCGGTGACAGTCTTTACTCGATTTCAAGAAGGTTCGGCATTTCCTATCAGCAGCTGGCATCAGTCAATGGCATTTCAGTAAGCCAGCCGCTTCAGGTGGGGTTCCGCCTTTATATCCCGGCCCGCCCGAAAACGAAAGCAGAATTCAATGCCTATGTGGAGCCAAGAGGCAATACAGTCGCCCCTGAGCTGGAGGAAAGCGCAAGAGAAGCCGCTCCTTATCTGACCTATCTGGCGCCGTTCAGTTTCCAGGCTCTCCGCGATGGCTCTTTGAAGGAGCCGCTTCTGAATGATTTCCCAGCTATTGCAAGAGCCAATAATAATGTACTGATGATGGTGATCACCAATCAGGAAAACGATCAGTTCAATGACGAACTCGCCAGAATACTGTTAAATGATATGGCGATCCAGAACAAATTTCTGGATAACATTACAGCTACAGCCAAAAAATACGGCTTCAAGGATATTCATTTTGATTTTGAGTTTCTGCGTCCGGCTGACCGGGAAGCCTATAACAATTTTCTCAGAAAAGCAAAGGCAAGATTCAGGCAGGAAGGCTGGCTGATTTCCACCGCATTGGCCCCGAAAACCAGCGCCGGGCAGGAAGGGCTCTGGTATGAAGGACATGATTATAAAGCCCACGGGGAGATTGTTGATTTTGTCGTCATCATGACCTATGAATGGGGCTACAGCGGCGGTCCGGCTATGGCCGTTTCACCGATCGGCCCAGTGAGGCAGGTATTGGAATATGCGATCAGTGAAATGCCATCTTCTAAAATCATGATGGGCCAGAACTTGTATGGCTATGACTGGACGCTTCCATTTGTTCAGGGCACCACCGCAAAAGCCGTCAGTCCGCAGCAGGCCATACAGATCGCAGCGGAAAATAATGTGGCCATTCAATATGACTACAAAGCACAGGCCCCATTTTTCAACTACACAGCACCTGACGGGAAAAGGCATGAAGTCTGGTTTGAGGATGCCCGCTCCATCCAGGCGAAATTCGACTTAATCAAAGAACTGAAGCTGCGGGGCATGAGCTACTGGAAGCTCGGCCTGTCTTTCCCGCAAAATTGGCTTCTGATTACGGAAAACTTCAATGTGACGAAAAGAGCATGA
- a CDS encoding deoxynucleoside kinase: MGGIPFITVEGPIGVGKTSLAKAISEKLQYALLKEIVDENPFLGKFYENIEEWSFQTEMFFLCNRYKQLVDINNHYLAQHKPVVADYHIFKNLIFAQRTLNQTEYQKYLKIYDILTGDMPKPNVIIYLNASLETLLDRIELRGREIEKNISPLYLEQLSLDYETAMNEFERQHPDIPVIRFNGDQLDFVKNEADLMHIFDTLSTSLKKRSIHL, from the coding sequence ATGGGGGGAATACCTTTTATTACAGTAGAGGGGCCGATTGGCGTTGGGAAAACATCTCTCGCTAAAGCAATTTCTGAGAAACTTCAGTATGCCTTACTAAAAGAGATTGTTGATGAAAATCCTTTTTTGGGAAAATTCTATGAAAACATTGAAGAATGGAGCTTTCAGACTGAAATGTTTTTCCTCTGCAACCGCTACAAACAGCTGGTTGATATCAACAATCACTACCTGGCTCAACATAAGCCTGTTGTGGCTGATTATCATATTTTCAAGAATCTGATCTTTGCGCAGCGCACACTGAATCAGACTGAATATCAGAAGTATTTGAAGATCTACGACATTCTGACGGGTGATATGCCAAAGCCGAATGTCATCATCTATCTGAATGCCAGCCTTGAAACACTGCTCGACCGAATCGAGCTGAGAGGCCGTGAAATTGAAAAGAACATCAGTCCGTTATATCTCGAGCAATTATCCCTTGATTATGAAACGGCTATGAATGAGTTCGAAAGGCAGCACCCGGATATTCCGGTCATCCGCTTTAACGGGGATCAGCTGGATTTTGTTAAAAATGAAGCAGACTTAATGCATATATTCGATACCTTATCGACATCATTAAAAAAGAGGAGTATACACTTATGA
- the tadA gene encoding tRNA adenosine(34) deaminase TadA, with translation MIQESFTEDELYMREAIKEAKLAEGLEEVPIGAVIVLDGEIIARAHNLREVNQTAIAHAELLAIDQACKKLGTWRLENAVLYVTLEPCPMCSGSIILSRIQKVVYGAADPKGGCAGTLMNLLQDERFNHQSEVVAGVLEEECGEMLSSFFRNLRKRKKEEKKRRQLLQMEHDTGIDNG, from the coding sequence TTGATTCAGGAATCATTCACTGAAGATGAATTGTATATGCGGGAGGCTATTAAGGAAGCTAAGCTTGCTGAAGGCCTGGAGGAGGTTCCAATTGGCGCAGTCATTGTTCTGGACGGGGAGATTATTGCCCGTGCCCATAATCTGAGAGAAGTGAATCAGACTGCGATTGCGCATGCAGAGCTCCTGGCCATTGATCAGGCATGCAAGAAACTCGGAACCTGGCGGCTGGAGAATGCCGTCCTCTATGTAACTTTGGAGCCCTGTCCGATGTGTTCGGGATCCATCATTCTGTCGCGCATCCAAAAGGTGGTGTATGGAGCCGCGGATCCGAAAGGCGGCTGTGCCGGAACGCTCATGAACCTCTTGCAGGATGAGCGGTTCAATCACCAGAGTGAAGTCGTCGCGGGGGTGCTTGAAGAAGAATGCGGCGAGATGCTTTCAAGTTTTTTCCGGAACTTGCGAAAGCGCAAGAAAGAAGAGAAGAAGAGAAGGCAATTGCTGCAGATGGAACACGATACAGGAATTGACAATGGTTAG
- a CDS encoding YbaB/EbfC family nucleoid-associated protein, with protein sequence MRGGMGNMQNMMKQMQKMQKKMAQAQEELGEKRIEGTAGGGMVTVVVSGHKQVLEVNIKEEVVDPEDIEMLQDLVLAATNDALKKAEDLTNDTMGQFTKGMNLPGM encoded by the coding sequence ATGCGCGGTGGAATGGGAAATATGCAAAATATGATGAAGCAAATGCAGAAAATGCAAAAGAAGATGGCTCAGGCACAGGAAGAGCTAGGCGAAAAAAGAATTGAAGGAACAGCCGGCGGCGGAATGGTGACTGTTGTTGTATCCGGACATAAACAAGTTTTAGAAGTAAACATTAAAGAGGAAGTTGTAGATCCGGAAGATATCGAAATGCTTCAGGACCTTGTCCTGGCTGCAACTAACGATGCACTGAAAAAAGCAGAAGATTTAACAAACGATACGATGGGCCAATTTACTAAAGGAATGAACCTGCCGGGAATGTAA
- the recR gene encoding recombination mediator RecR: MHYPEPISKLIDSFMKLPGIGPKTAARLAFFVLSMKEDTVLDFAKALVNAKRNLSYCSVCGHITDQDPCYICEDQRRDRSVICVVQDPKDVIAMEKMKEYNGLYHVLQGAISPMDGIGPEDINIPDLLKRLQDETVQEIILATNPNIEGEATAMYISRLIKPSGIKATRIAHGLPVGGDLEYADEVTLSKALEGRREV, from the coding sequence ATGCATTATCCTGAACCGATATCCAAGCTGATTGACAGCTTTATGAAGTTGCCCGGAATCGGCCCGAAAACGGCTGCGCGTCTGGCGTTTTTTGTTTTAAGCATGAAGGAAGATACTGTGCTGGATTTTGCGAAGGCACTGGTCAATGCGAAAAGAAATTTATCTTACTGCTCTGTCTGCGGCCATATTACGGACCAGGATCCCTGTTATATATGTGAGGATCAGAGACGCGACAGGTCCGTCATCTGTGTGGTCCAGGATCCGAAAGACGTGATTGCCATGGAAAAGATGAAGGAATACAACGGGCTGTATCATGTTCTCCAGGGAGCGATTTCTCCGATGGATGGGATTGGGCCTGAAGATATCAATATTCCTGACTTACTGAAAAGACTTCAGGATGAGACGGTCCAGGAGATTATTCTTGCCACTAATCCGAATATTGAAGGGGAAGCTACAGCCATGTACATCTCCCGCCTGATCAAGCCATCCGGCATAAAAGCTACCCGGATCGCCCATGGCCTGCCGGTAGGCGGAGACCTGGAGTATGCGGATGAAGTAACGCTCTCAAAAGCGTTAGAGGGAAGAAGAGAAGTTTAA
- a CDS encoding pro-sigmaK processing inhibitor BofA family protein: MDPIVVISILGGLILLLLFIGAPVKPVRFIGQGAIKLIIGALLLFFLNAFGNQIGIHVPINLATSAISGFLGIPGLFALVAIQTWII; encoded by the coding sequence TTGGATCCTATCGTAGTGATCTCCATTCTGGGAGGATTAATTTTATTGCTTCTATTTATAGGAGCCCCGGTAAAACCGGTAAGATTCATAGGGCAGGGAGCCATTAAACTGATCATAGGTGCACTCTTATTATTCTTCTTAAATGCATTTGGGAATCAGATTGGCATTCATGTTCCTATAAACCTTGCCACTTCGGCCATTTCCGGATTCCTTGGCATTCCCGGATTGTTTGCCCTTGTTGCTATACAGACATGGATTATTTAA
- the dnaX gene encoding DNA polymerase III subunit gamma/tau: MSYQALYRVWRPQQFIDVVGQEHVTKTLQNALLQEKISHAYLFSGPRGTGKTSAAKILAKAVNCEKAPVTEPCNECSACRGITDGSIPDVIEIDAASNNGVEEIRDIRDKVKYAPNAVKYKVYIVDEVHMLSIGAFNALLKTLEEPPKHVIFILATTEPHKIPLTIISRCQRFDFKRITAQAITGRMKLIADETDAAYEEQALQIIARAAEGGMRDALSLLDQAISFSQDRVTVEDALSVTGAVSQGFLNKLARAVKDRDAASGLEFLEELLFQGKDPSRFIEDFILYYRDMLLYKAAPRLEESLERVMLDEDFQQLAGEVEPEELYELIEVLNKAQQEMRWTNHPRIFLEVAIVKLCQLEQRERPGQAADIKPLMQQIEQLQHELAELKKNGIAVKDDGAPAVQKKPQRSSRKGFQAPVGKVNEVLKQATKNDLVAVKSRWGEMLNLLVQNQMRSQAALLNEAEPVAASETALIVKFKYEIHCQMAMDNAKFLDTLGNILFELLGKRLQLVGIPDEQWQSVREDFLRSQRDGDESGGGFGGNEEEPHVAEAVKLFGAELIEIKE, translated from the coding sequence GTGAGTTATCAAGCTTTATATCGTGTTTGGCGCCCGCAGCAGTTCATCGATGTTGTCGGGCAGGAACATGTGACAAAGACTTTGCAAAACGCCCTGCTTCAGGAGAAGATATCACACGCCTATTTGTTTTCCGGTCCCCGTGGAACCGGTAAAACGAGTGCGGCAAAAATACTTGCAAAGGCTGTTAACTGTGAGAAGGCACCTGTCACTGAACCATGCAATGAGTGTTCGGCCTGCAGAGGGATTACAGACGGATCAATTCCTGATGTCATTGAAATCGATGCTGCATCCAATAACGGTGTAGAAGAAATCAGGGATATCAGGGACAAAGTGAAATATGCTCCGAACGCTGTGAAATATAAGGTTTACATCGTTGATGAGGTGCATATGCTTTCCATTGGAGCCTTCAATGCGCTGTTAAAAACGCTTGAAGAGCCGCCTAAGCATGTTATTTTTATTTTAGCCACAACCGAGCCTCATAAAATTCCCCTGACGATTATTTCCCGCTGCCAGCGATTCGATTTCAAACGGATTACGGCTCAGGCGATAACAGGAAGAATGAAGCTGATTGCGGATGAAACAGATGCAGCGTATGAAGAGCAGGCCCTGCAGATCATCGCAAGAGCCGCAGAAGGCGGTATGCGTGATGCGCTCAGCCTGCTTGATCAGGCGATCTCCTTCAGCCAGGATCGCGTTACAGTTGAAGATGCCCTGTCTGTAACAGGTGCAGTGTCGCAGGGGTTTTTAAATAAACTGGCAAGAGCGGTTAAAGACCGGGATGCAGCATCCGGGCTGGAATTTCTGGAGGAGCTCCTTTTTCAGGGGAAAGATCCATCCCGTTTTATAGAGGACTTTATCCTGTATTACCGGGACATGCTCTTATATAAAGCGGCTCCAAGGCTGGAGGAATCTCTTGAACGGGTTATGCTCGATGAGGACTTTCAGCAGCTTGCCGGGGAAGTGGAACCTGAAGAGCTTTATGAGCTGATTGAGGTACTGAACAAGGCCCAGCAGGAAATGAGATGGACCAACCATCCGCGAATATTCCTGGAAGTGGCGATTGTGAAGCTGTGCCAGCTTGAACAGCGGGAGAGACCAGGACAGGCTGCAGACATCAAGCCCTTGATGCAGCAAATCGAACAGCTGCAGCACGAGCTGGCTGAATTAAAGAAAAATGGCATAGCGGTGAAAGATGATGGGGCTCCTGCTGTACAGAAAAAGCCGCAGAGAAGTTCACGCAAAGGGTTCCAGGCGCCAGTAGGGAAAGTGAATGAAGTACTGAAGCAGGCTACGAAAAACGATCTGGTGGCTGTAAAGAGCCGCTGGGGAGAGATGCTGAACCTGCTTGTTCAAAACCAGATGCGCTCCCAGGCAGCCCTTCTCAATGAAGCAGAGCCTGTAGCCGCATCGGAAACAGCTCTTATCGTAAAATTCAAATATGAAATTCATTGTCAGATGGCCATGGATAATGCGAAATTCCTGGATACTTTGGGGAATATCCTGTTTGAGCTTTTAGGAAAGAGATTGCAGCTGGTCGGCATTCCGGATGAACAATGGCAAAGTGTCAGGGAGGATTTCCTGCGCAGCCAGCGTGACGGAGATGAGTCTGGCGGAGGCTTCGGCGGAAATGAGGAAGAGCCTCATGTGGCTGAGGCAGTCAAGTTATTTGGCGCTGAACTAATTGAAATTAAAGAATAG
- a CDS encoding deoxynucleoside kinase yields the protein MNLRQKYEIPSNAVITIAGTVGVGKSTMTNALADALGFRTSFEKVDTNPYLDKFYADFNRWSFHLQVYFLAERFKDQKRIFEYGGGFVQDRSIYEDTGIFAKMHYEKGTMSKVDYETYTSLFDAMVMTPYFPHPDLLIYLEGSLDDILSRIQERGRPMEQQTPISYWEEMHQRYENWINSFNACPVLRLNINDYDIIQNEQSIEPIVERISYFLRQTQLLKK from the coding sequence ATGAATCTAAGGCAGAAATATGAGATTCCTTCGAACGCCGTCATTACCATTGCCGGAACCGTTGGAGTCGGAAAATCAACAATGACCAATGCGCTTGCGGATGCCCTGGGGTTCCGAACCTCTTTCGAAAAGGTTGATACAAATCCTTACCTTGATAAGTTCTATGCAGATTTCAACCGCTGGAGCTTTCACCTGCAGGTTTACTTCCTGGCTGAACGCTTCAAGGATCAGAAGCGCATTTTCGAATATGGCGGCGGCTTTGTTCAGGACCGCTCCATTTATGAAGACACCGGCATCTTTGCCAAAATGCATTATGAAAAAGGGACGATGTCCAAGGTCGATTATGAAACCTACACCAGTTTATTTGATGCAATGGTGATGACACCATACTTCCCGCACCCTGATTTGCTTATTTACCTGGAAGGCTCGCTTGATGACATTCTTTCCCGCATCCAGGAGCGCGGCCGTCCGATGGAGCAGCAGACGCCGATTTCCTACTGGGAAGAAATGCACCAGCGTTATGAAAATTGGATTAACAGCTTTAACGCATGCCCGGTCCTGCGCTTGAATATCAATGATTATGACATCATTCAGAATGAGCAATCCATTGAGCCGATTGTGGAGCGCATTTCTTACTTCCTAAGACAAACGCAATTATTGAAAAAATAA
- a CDS encoding isochorismatase family cysteine hydrolase, which produces MENPQVYKPALIIIDMINDFQFHHGKILAEKALNITKPINELKTAFHEKGLPVICVNDHYNLWKADLDTIMNHCRNPVSERILHEIHPSPDDYFLIKPKHSAFYGTALNTLLHQLGVNLLVMTGIAGNICVLFSANDAYMREYQLHIPHDCTASNDDHDNANALKMMENVLKANISSFSENNYNISSLFPS; this is translated from the coding sequence ATGGAAAATCCGCAAGTCTATAAACCGGCTCTTATCATTATTGACATGATTAACGACTTTCAATTTCACCATGGCAAAATCCTTGCTGAAAAAGCTTTGAATATCACTAAGCCCATCAATGAGCTAAAGACCGCATTCCATGAAAAGGGTCTCCCGGTCATTTGCGTGAATGATCATTATAACCTCTGGAAGGCTGATCTCGATACGATTATGAATCATTGCCGCAATCCTGTCAGTGAGCGTATCCTTCATGAAATACACCCGTCGCCGGATGATTATTTTTTAATAAAGCCAAAGCATTCCGCTTTTTACGGGACTGCCTTAAATACTCTCCTGCACCAGCTCGGTGTCAATTTGCTTGTCATGACCGGAATCGCAGGCAATATCTGTGTCCTGTTTTCAGCCAATGATGCTTATATGAGAGAATACCAACTGCATATACCGCATGACTGCACCGCTTCCAACGATGACCATGATAATGCAAATGCCTTAAAGATGATGGAAAACGTATTAAAAGCCAATATATCTTCCTTCTCTGAAAACAATTATAACATTTCTTCCCTGTTTCCTTCATAA
- a CDS encoding YaaL family protein, with protein MFFRRKKWLRSEFDEKLLEQLNRLRTDWNNQKSLVEKSFDPSPEAISQAKLAEAKYFFLFREAKKRNVKVRM; from the coding sequence ATGTTTTTTCGCAGGAAAAAGTGGCTTCGCAGCGAGTTTGATGAAAAGCTTCTGGAGCAGCTGAACAGATTGAGAACAGATTGGAACAACCAGAAATCACTGGTGGAAAAAAGCTTTGACCCCTCCCCGGAGGCAATCAGCCAGGCAAAACTGGCCGAAGCGAAATACTTTTTTCTATTCAGGGAAGCTAAAAAGAGAAATGTTAAAGTGAGAATGTAA